CCGGAATGCACTGGTCCCGCCCAGGTGTGGAGCGGATGCTTGTCCTGCGTTCTGCAGTCTTGAGCCACGACTTCGATGACCTCTGGACTGCCGCGGCTTGACCCTGCCCCCAATCTGGAATGCACCCCGATTTGCGTCGCTGCTGCCGGGCACAGACCGCTCTATGCTCCGATCAGAAATTTGACCGCTCGCTCGACGCTCTTCTCCGGGCTGACGTTGATCTGAGCGTCAACGATGGTTCCCGTCTCATCGATCACCCAGTGGGAGCGAATCACTCCCATGTACTTCTTGCCATACATTGACTTCTCGCCCCAGGCGCCCCAGGCCTCCAGCACCTGATGGTCGGGATCAGACACCAGATCATACGGCAGATTCTCCGCTTCTTTCCACTTGCGCAGCGCTGCGGGCTCGTCCGGGCTGATGCCCAAGACGGTTGCATTGACGCCCTCAAAGCGCGGGAAGTTGTCGCGCAGACCGCAGGCCTGGGTGGTACATCCGCTGGTACCGGCTTTGGGATAAGCAAAGAGAATCACCTTCTTGCCCCGGTAATCGCTCAACCGGACGACCTTCCCATCCTGATTCTTCAGCGCAAAGTCAGGCGCTTTTTCACCAACTGCTGGCATCTCTACACCCCTTCCGTAGTAACGATCTGCATGCAATAAGAATGCCTGCGGGTACTACTTTCCGTCAGCGGGCTACTCCAGCGTCGCCGATCGGCTGTGAATGCCGGTCGCACCGCTTGGACGGGGGCCGCGTGGCTCTGACTCCTGCATCACGCCATCACCATCATAGGCCCGCACCGCAAAAATATGTTGCCCCTCCTGAAACGGCCAGTCATAACGCCAGATCACCCATGTGGTCTCGGACAGCGGCGCCCGCACCCGGGCCTCCTCCCAGGGGCCATCATCCACCCGCACCTCCACGCGGGAGATACCGCGCGCGCCGGCGTGAGCGATCCCGCCAACAGGCACCAGCAGACGGCCGCCTTCCTCGATCAGGGCCCGGGCAGCGATCGTATCAATCACCGCCGTCGTCTGCATCCGGGCCACCTCGTCCCAGCCCCGGCGCACCCAGTAGCCTTCCTCATAATCGGCCACCACCTGGATTGCGGTGATCCACTTGGGCTGTTTCATCCCGTAAAGATCAGGAATGTAGATGCGCAGCGGGAAGCCATGTTCAACAGTTAGTGGCTGGCTATCCCAGGCATAGCACAGCATGATGCGTGCATCAGCCCGGATCAGATCGAGTGCGACCGTCTCATCGAAGCCATCCGCCGCCGTGATCCTCAGGTAAGCCGCCTCCGGCAACGGACGCGCTTCCGCCAGGATGTCCTGCAGGCTGGCCCCGGTCCACAGAGTGGTGCCGATCAGGTCACCCCCCACAGGGTTAGAGATGCATGACAGGGTGACATACTGCTCCCGAAGCGGGTAACGGGTGCGCAAATCGTCCAGCGTCAGCCTCAAGGGCTGCGCCACCAGGCCATCCACAGGTAATACCCACCCCTCCGCGCTAACACTGGGGGGGATCAGGTTGATGTCAATCCGGTAGTGCTGATCCAGCGGGGTGTACTCCGGACGTGTGCCAGGGGCAGGTTGCAGTGGGTCTCCGGCGTTAGGCAGATTGGCGGGCAGGGCGGGCTGCCTGTCGCCTCCTGTCGTCACCTGTGCTGGCTGCGGGCCTGATTGCTCGCTCTTCAACAACGTTCCCAGCCCGGCGCCAACCACGGTGATCACAGCGGCAGTACCGCCCACCCGCAGCAGAAACTGGCGGCGGTTGATCAGACCGGTCTCAACAGGTGGACCGAGCCTGAGTTCGCTCCCCGCCGGGTCAGATGGCGCAGCGCTGATCACCGGTAGCTCCACCGCCACAGCCTGTGTCGGGCGCAGACGAGCGTGCACCTGCCCGATCGCCCCGCCCCACCCCACAGACACTGCCAGCAACCACATCACGCTGATCGCCAGAGTAGCGGTTGCTGTTTGATTGACACCGAGATACAGGGCGATCATCAGCGCACCGGCAACCATCCCGGCGGCCAGACCCAGCCGGATGGATAGACTGCCCTTCAGGCGGCCCTGCAACGCAAAGAGCAGCGCCCCGGCGGCCAGACCCAGCCCCAAAAAGAGCGCCACTGCCAGCGTTTGTTCCAGGGCTTTGGCCGTAGCAGAAGTCTCCCCCAGGTTCAGGCCGGCGATCACGCCGACAAGCGCATCAATCCCGGCAGTGACCACATTCCCCGGCAAAATGCGAGCCAGCCAGTCAAAAGCGTCAAACGGCGGAAAAGGCAAGCCGAACGCGCTGGCGCCAAGATACTGTAAGGCGATCGTCGGCGCTGTCACCAGTACTCCAATCAGCGCGCCCATCGCCGCTGAGGGTTCAGAGCCGCCAGCCTGTCGCTCATGTTTCATATCCGGTTCCCCACTGAATTTTTCTCATTACAACAATCGTAAATCAAAGAAACCCACTACGCCATGAGAAATGGATTAATCGCGTCCACGTGGCCGATCCGATCTGGTGAGGCCAGTCTCCCTGTGGTACAATTTGGCCAGCTTTGGGGAGTGGCCAAGCGGCAAGGCAACGGTCTTTGGAACCGTGTACCGTAGGTTCGAATCCTACCTCCCCAGCTATGATCAGGCCCCGCCGGGTGCGGGGCCTGCCTGTTTCTGCGCTGCCATTAGTTCACGATGCTGCTTCGACCAGGACGCGCACCATCTCCCCAGCCTGTGGTTCCAGGGTGACTCGCGCCGTCAGACCGTCCTCTGCCTGCCGGAAGAGCGCCCTGCCCTCCGACCAGGCGCTGTCGATCTTGAAACCGGCATGCCTCAGTACTTCTTCCAGCCAGGTTTCAGCGCCATGCCGTGGCGGTGAGATGACAGCCTCCACCCGCGATCCATTATCGAGTGTCAGTAGCCGGTCGCGCAGGGCGCGCCGTGACGGCCAGCCCGGATCAGGATGGTAGACCCGGTACTCGAAGCCATTCATGGGGATGACTTCGGCTGGTGAGTAGGCTTGCATCATCGTGTACAGCACAGGGTCCGGGTAGAACAGCGCCCGCAGGATCAGCACATTGAACGCCTGATCCTCAATCATCGTCACCAGTGCCGAAGGGTCGTACAGACCGTTGTTGTACAGGTTAAGAAGCTGTGTCGGGTTGCCGACCACATCCTTGCCGGCCAGCCAGCTGAAGGCGGCATCCTCGCTCAACGCAGGCCGATCGCCCTCCGCGGAGATGGCAACCAGCCGCCAGCCGTTCTCAACATCCGTCGGAGTCGGAATCTGGCCCAGTACAGCATAGCCCACCGTCCACCCCGCCGAGTCATAGTAGGCGAAATCAGTGTTGGGGGTAACGCCCAGTGTTCTGGCGAGGGGGCCAAACAGCGCCCCTTCCGTCGGCATGTGGAACACGGCTGCCGCGTACAACAGGTAGGAAACGGGCATCATAAGGCGCAGCCCGGCCTGTGCCAGCGGCGCGCGCGCAAACAGCACCCGGATCGGGTTCAGCAGCCGCGCCAGGTAGTTATCCGGCCAGTGCCAGCCACCGCGCAGCGTCCGGGCGGCAAAGATGCCACTCAGGATGCAGGTTGCAGCAATGGCCGTAGCAAAGTAGCTATCCCCCGCCCCCCATTTGCCTGCTGACGTGGTGCTCAGGACTGCTGTGCCAAACCAGATGGTGTACAGGCTAACCCGGTCAAAATACAGCTCATAGATGGCGAGCAACCCGGCCAGGATCAGCAACGCGCCATGCAAGCCGAACCACTGGCGGAAGAGACCGGGGAACTGCCCCGGTACAAACTGGTTCACGTTGGCGGTGATAATGTTCAGCCACCACTGGCCACCCGTCGCCCGGTCGATCAGCAGGAAGATACTACCCGCCACCAGCGCCAGTAGCAGCCCCCATCCTGCAGCGTGGCGCGGATTGGCCAGGAACAGAAACACGAACACAGCCGCCACGGTTACCACAGCCAGTTGCTTGGTGTAACCTGCCGCCAGAAGCAGTAGCAGGCCGATGATCAGCCGCCGACGACGCGCCCGACCTTCCAGCGCATGGACGTTGGCCAGCGCCACCACCGCCAAAGTCTCAAACATCACCATGAACAGATGCTGACGGAACAACGGCCCGACATGGTAGATGGTATTGGATGCCAGAAAGGCCAGCCCGGCAATCACGGCTATCACCCTCTGGCGTTCGGCACGGTAGACCGCATAGCCAATGGCGCTTGCCGTCACCAGCGTGCCCAGGAAGCCGAGCAGCCGTCCGTACCAGTAAGCGGGACCGAACAGCCAGACGAACGGTGCCGCCAGCACATGAAAGAGCGGCGGGTAGTTGGAGGAATAGAACGGGTAGACCTCGGTATCCTGGTATGGCCAGCGGAACTGGCTGAACAGGATGGTGTCCACCAGTTCAAAACCCTCGCCCTGATCGTAATCGAACGGGAACTGAAAGAGGTTGACGGCGTAGACGACATAAACGCCGAAGTAGAAGAGCATGACCGCCAGAGTGATCAACAACAAAACCCGCGTGATCCGTCCCGGCGAGGCACCCTCCCGCACAATGGATGGCTCCTCCTGGGGCAAAAGGGTCACCGGCTCGCGGCCCAGGGGGATCAGAGTCAGCCCCACGACAGCCAGTACACCACCCACCAGCAGGGCCAGGCGCTGCATCGGCCCAAATCCGGCCTGGCGGTCCGGTGGCAGCACATCCAGCCCA
This genomic interval from Anaerolineae bacterium contains the following:
- a CDS encoding molybdopterin-dependent oxidoreductase; the encoded protein is MKHERQAGGSEPSAAMGALIGVLVTAPTIALQYLGASAFGLPFPPFDAFDWLARILPGNVVTAGIDALVGVIAGLNLGETSATAKALEQTLAVALFLGLGLAAGALLFALQGRLKGSLSIRLGLAAGMVAGALMIALYLGVNQTATATLAISVMWLLAVSVGWGGAIGQVHARLRPTQAVAVELPVISAAPSDPAGSELRLGPPVETGLINRRQFLLRVGGTAAVITVVGAGLGTLLKSEQSGPQPAQVTTGGDRQPALPANLPNAGDPLQPAPGTRPEYTPLDQHYRIDINLIPPSVSAEGWVLPVDGLVAQPLRLTLDDLRTRYPLREQYVTLSCISNPVGGDLIGTTLWTGASLQDILAEARPLPEAAYLRITAADGFDETVALDLIRADARIMLCYAWDSQPLTVEHGFPLRIYIPDLYGMKQPKWITAIQVVADYEEGYWVRRGWDEVARMQTTAVIDTIAARALIEEGGRLLVPVGGIAHAGARGISRVEVRVDDGPWEEARVRAPLSETTWVIWRYDWPFQEGQHIFAVRAYDGDGVMQESEPRGPRPSGATGIHSRSATLE
- the bcp gene encoding thioredoxin-dependent thiol peroxidase — translated: MPAVGEKAPDFALKNQDGKVVRLSDYRGKKVILFAYPKAGTSGCTTQACGLRDNFPRFEGVNATVLGISPDEPAALRKWKEAENLPYDLVSDPDHQVLEAWGAWGEKSMYGKKYMGVIRSHWVIDETGTIVDAQINVSPEKSVERAVKFLIGA